In Pseudoalteromonas xiamenensis, the following are encoded in one genomic region:
- a CDS encoding tandem-95 repeat protein, giving the protein MRDYITTSAACGTLTPSTNVAPTVNAGSDYTIPANTAFKLTGTASDTDGDALRYSWEQFDLGTSSSSAATMVDDGSRPIFRAWMPTTEPVREFPRLSDVLASKTTIGESYPTTSRTMNFKLIARDEKGNVGSDLMKVTTVTTAQRFEVTAPLKNAVWSENDTPTITWNVAGTTASPISCSNVDLVLAADGETFSTVLRSNTPNDGSETVNVPSLQSANARLMVRCSDNIFFAVNEGAFTISGKPNVIAPQIVGQKSIVGNEDNLTAINLSDLVVNDADSEFPAAFSLSVLSGTNYTVTGTSILPAADFNGVLSVPVTVNDGKFDSNQYTLTVTINAVNDAPKIVSGAGLVVEEDTSFAVSSQNFIITDVDSALTDLSINVLAGTNYSVSNNTVTPKADFAGSLSVNVVATDNITQSDVYQLNVDVTPVNDAPRVVGQNALSVAEDTAFSLSLSEIQVVDPDSASSQITVAVREGNNYTFNGNTIQPAVNFNGDLTVNVVVSDGVIESSLYPISVSVTPVNDAPVANSDSFSVVQGSAAVDLNVVSNDTDVDGDTLSITSLAYNGVGTVVTTESGVRYTPSANFTGTETINYTISDGNGAQASATATITVTAKSSSSSSSGGGSLGFGAALLGLLALRRGRKAR; this is encoded by the coding sequence ATGCGTGACTACATAACCACTTCAGCTGCCTGTGGTACGCTAACGCCGAGTACAAACGTAGCGCCTACAGTGAATGCGGGAAGTGATTACACCATTCCGGCGAATACGGCGTTTAAACTCACCGGCACTGCATCTGACACAGATGGAGATGCACTTCGTTATTCTTGGGAGCAATTTGACCTAGGAACATCGTCATCAAGTGCGGCGACAATGGTGGATGACGGGTCTCGACCAATCTTTAGAGCTTGGATGCCTACAACCGAGCCAGTTCGCGAGTTTCCGCGTTTAAGTGACGTACTCGCAAGTAAAACGACCATTGGTGAGTCATATCCTACGACGTCAAGAACGATGAATTTTAAACTTATCGCCAGAGACGAGAAAGGCAATGTCGGCTCAGATTTGATGAAAGTCACCACCGTGACGACAGCTCAGCGTTTTGAAGTCACTGCACCTTTAAAGAATGCTGTTTGGTCTGAAAATGATACGCCGACCATAACTTGGAATGTTGCAGGGACAACGGCTTCACCTATTTCATGCAGTAATGTGGATTTGGTCTTAGCGGCTGATGGAGAAACGTTTTCTACTGTCCTAAGAAGCAATACGCCTAACGACGGCAGCGAAACGGTCAATGTTCCCTCTTTGCAGAGCGCAAATGCCCGATTAATGGTGCGTTGTTCGGATAACATCTTCTTCGCGGTGAACGAGGGTGCATTTACCATCTCAGGCAAACCGAATGTCATTGCGCCGCAAATAGTCGGACAAAAATCAATCGTTGGAAATGAAGACAACTTAACAGCAATCAATTTGTCTGATTTAGTGGTTAACGATGCGGATAGCGAATTTCCTGCGGCGTTTTCACTCAGTGTTTTGAGTGGCACTAACTACACGGTCACTGGAACGAGTATTTTGCCAGCGGCTGATTTTAATGGCGTCCTTTCGGTGCCTGTTACTGTGAACGACGGTAAGTTTGACAGTAACCAATACACATTAACGGTTACCATCAATGCGGTAAATGATGCGCCGAAAATCGTCAGTGGTGCCGGCTTGGTTGTGGAAGAAGATACAAGCTTTGCCGTCTCTAGCCAAAACTTTATCATTACAGACGTTGATAGTGCACTAACTGACTTGTCGATTAACGTACTGGCTGGCACAAATTATAGTGTGAGCAATAATACCGTGACCCCAAAAGCTGATTTTGCGGGTAGTTTAAGTGTCAATGTGGTCGCTACCGATAACATTACACAAAGTGATGTTTACCAGCTTAATGTCGACGTTACGCCAGTAAATGATGCACCTCGTGTGGTGGGTCAAAATGCATTGAGCGTGGCGGAAGACACCGCTTTCTCGCTCTCATTATCTGAGATACAAGTTGTAGACCCGGACAGTGCCTCATCACAAATTACAGTAGCGGTTCGGGAAGGGAACAACTACACGTTCAATGGCAATACAATTCAGCCTGCGGTGAATTTTAATGGTGATTTGACCGTAAATGTCGTCGTGTCGGATGGAGTAATTGAAAGCAGCTTGTATCCGATTAGTGTGTCGGTGACGCCTGTAAATGATGCACCAGTCGCGAACAGCGATTCTTTTAGCGTTGTGCAAGGTTCCGCTGCTGTGGATCTTAACGTGGTAAGCAACGACACGGATGTAGATGGAGACACGCTAAGCATCACCAGCCTTGCCTACAATGGTGTGGGTACGGTGGTCACGACAGAAAGCGGTGTACGTTATACGCCGAGTGCGAATTTTACTGGAACCGAAACCATCAATTATACCATCAGCGATGGGAATGGCGCGCAGGCGAGCGCTACGGCAACCATTACAGTGACCGCCAAAAGTAGCTCAAGTTCCAGCAGCGGTGGCGGCAGCTTAGGATTTGGTGCTGCCTTACTCGGATTACTTGCGCTGCGTAGAGGAAGGAAAGCACGATGA
- a CDS encoding reprolysin-like metallopeptidase, with the protein MKKLTIFGCALAGSMMALAPSCVLAQPNFWLESAKLKTASTVATDNLMVHNAYSINANMVELSQFLLNSSKTEFHVLLPMPDGQLARFKLTDSPVYASELQKKYPEFRTFEGVQEDNPLNRGRFDITPQGFHGMFLYNGQRAFIDPVKQSNRAAHISYFKANAVPSDSIKDKVLRVTREQSSKPMQNTKLAGGIKTYRVAIAAAGEYTAFHGGTKALALASMVTALNRINEVYKVDLGVQLELVANNDAIIFTDAATDPYNNTDDDLDANQAVVNDAIGVSNYDIGHVFNTGGGGVAYLGVVCDDNYKWGGMTRTE; encoded by the coding sequence ATGAAAAAGTTGACCATATTCGGTTGTGCACTGGCGGGTAGCATGATGGCACTTGCACCTTCATGTGTACTTGCGCAGCCTAATTTTTGGCTAGAAAGTGCAAAGTTAAAAACCGCTTCGACGGTGGCGACAGACAATTTGATGGTACACAATGCGTATTCGATTAATGCGAATATGGTGGAGTTGAGCCAATTTTTGTTGAATTCATCTAAAACTGAATTTCATGTGTTGTTGCCCATGCCAGACGGACAACTTGCTCGTTTTAAACTCACGGACTCACCGGTTTACGCGAGTGAACTGCAGAAGAAATACCCTGAATTCAGAACGTTTGAAGGCGTTCAGGAAGACAATCCGTTAAACCGAGGTCGTTTTGACATCACTCCTCAGGGCTTTCACGGCATGTTTTTGTATAACGGCCAGCGCGCGTTTATTGACCCCGTTAAGCAAAGTAACCGTGCGGCACACATAAGTTACTTTAAGGCGAATGCAGTACCTTCTGATTCGATTAAAGATAAGGTATTACGTGTTACGCGTGAGCAATCATCAAAGCCGATGCAAAATACCAAGCTTGCTGGAGGAATTAAAACCTATCGAGTGGCCATTGCAGCAGCAGGCGAATACACCGCGTTTCATGGTGGCACTAAGGCATTAGCACTTGCTTCAATGGTAACAGCGCTAAACCGCATTAATGAAGTGTACAAGGTGGATTTAGGTGTTCAACTTGAGCTTGTCGCGAACAATGATGCCATCATCTTTACAGATGCCGCGACCGATCCTTACAACAATACAGATGACGATTTAGATGCCAACCAAGCCGTTGTAAATGACGCTATTGGTGTCAGTAATTACGATATTGGTCATGTGTTTAATACCGGAGGTGGCGGTGTTGCATACTTAGGTGTCGTTTGTGATGACAACTACAAATGGGGTGGCATGACGAGAACCGAGTAG